In Planctomycetota bacterium, the genomic window CGCCGTCGTAAACGACCGGTATGGTCACGAGCCGGGTCTCGGTCTCCTCGGGCATCCGAAACGTTTCGGCCTGCGCCTGAAGGCGTTGTGCAGCGCTCTGCGGGGTCTGGGCGATCGGGTCAAACTGCACGACGACCGAGTCGATGCCGGCGACCGCTGCGAGCCAAACGCCTGAAGCGCGCAGCTCTGCCGCGAGCGCCTGCGCCACCGATGCGGTGCCGACCGCAATGCTCAGGAGGTCGTCGCCCGCAAAGACGACCTCGACCGGCGCTGTGGGCTCAGCCGCCAACCGGCTGGATTCCGA contains:
- a CDS encoding carboxyltransferase domain-containing protein, whose product is MAAEPTAPVEVVFAGDDLLSIAVGTASVAQALAAELRASGVWLAAVAGIDSVVVQFDPIAQTPQSAAQRLQAQAETFRMPEETETRLVTIPVVYDG